The following DNA comes from Bacteroidales bacterium.
TATTAAAGCAATTTGAAGGCCTCAGGATCCTTATCCTGGGTGATGTAATGCTTGATTCGTATGTGTGGGGAAAAGTGACGCGGGTATCGCCCGAAGCGCCGGTGCCTGTTGTTATGCATATGAACACGGAGAACAGGCTGGGAGGTGCGGCGAATGTAGCCCTGAATGTTAAATCGCTGGGCGCTGTGCCGGTCATGTGCTCGGTCATCGGCAATGATGAAAACAGCAGGCATTTCAGGGAACTGGTCAGACAGTCGGGCATGCCCGAAGACGGCCTGATCGGATCATCCGACCGGATAACAACCAATAAAATGCGGATTATCGCCGCCAGTCAGCAGTTGCTGCGGGTTGACCACGAAGTGGAGCATTATATCAGCACGGAGCTTGAAAACGCGCTTTGGGACCGGGTCAGGTCGATGATTGAAAAGGATCATATAGCTGCCATTATTTTCCAGGACTACGATAAAGGAGTGATTACACGCAACCTGATTGAAAAAACAATTTCACTGGGAAATGAAAGAAATATTCCTACTCTCATAGATCCCAAAAAGAGAAATTTCAGCCTGTATCACAATGCAACGCTTTTCAAGCCCAATTACAAAGAGCTTACCGAAGGGATGAATGTGGAATTGCGCAAATCCGATTTTGACCAGCTCCATAAAGCGGCAAGAGAACTCCAGGATAAATCAGGATTTAAGATGGTTCTTGTGACCCTCTCTGAACACGGAATGCTCATCAGCAAAGGAGATGAATACCGGGTTGTGCCTACACACGCCCGTGAAGTTTCTGACGTTTCGGGAGCAGGCGATACCGTTATAGCCACGGCAAGCTTATGCCTGGCTGCAGGTACCGATCCGTATGTGATGGCACAGTTATCCAATCTGGCGGCAGGGCTTGTATGCGAAAAGGTAGGTGTGGTTCCCGTCGAAAAAGAATGGTTATTGAACACCGACTTCTCCTGGTAAGATAATTTCACTAATTTTAGATTAGTTAATTCTCTCCTATGAAAAAGTTTCCTGCGAATTCACTTTCCGCAGGCCGCCGTGATTTTGTACGTAAGGCATCACTGGGCGCCCTGGGAATGGGTATTATATTGGAAAACCACGGTATTGAAAGAGATGTGGAACAATATACCCGGAATGTTTCACGATATTCTTCCCCCAGTGATCTTAAGATAACCGACCTGAGGGTCACCCGATGGAGAAACACACCCATCATCAAAATTTACACCAACCAGGATATCTATGGCCTGGGTGAAGTACGCGACGGGGCAAGTGCGACTTACGCCCTGTTTTTGAAAAGCAGGCTTCTGGGCAAAAATCCCTGCAACGTTGAGCGGATCTTCAAAAACATTAAGCAGTTCGGTGGTCATGGCCGTGCCGGAGGCGGTGTATCGGGCGTTGAAATTGCCTTATGGGACCTCGCCGGAAAGGCTTATGGAGTACCTGTTTACCAGCTTCTGGGAGGCAAATACCGCGACAAAATCAGGATGTACGCGGATACCCCTTCATCAGACGATCCTGCTGTTACGGCAAAACGGATACAAAGCCGGATGGATAAAGGTTTTACAATGGTTAAGATCGACCTTGGCGTGAATCTCCTCCGGAATATTCCCGGAACAGTGGTGGGCAAGAATATGTGGGACCTGGATAAAGGCTGGACCGATGAGGAAATGAGCTACGGGCAGACAAAGCACCCGTTTACCGGTTTACAGATAACCGAACTCGGGTTTGAAAAACTCAACGAATACATCGACAGGGTTCGCAGGATCACAGGCTATGAAATTCCCATTGCTTCTAATCATTTCGGGCACTTTGACCTGAACACGGCCATCAGGCTGGGAAAGGCAGTTGATAAATACAGGTTATCATGGCTTGAAGACCTGATTCCCTGGATATATACCGATGAATGGAGGTCGATTTCGGAAGCCATTGAAACACCTACTCTGACTGGTGAAGACATATTTCTTAAAGAGGAATTTGCTAAGCTTTGCAATGTGCATGCTGTAGATATGATTCATCCGGATATGGTAACAGCCGGTGGTATCCTGGAAACAAAAAAGATCGGCGATTATGCCGAGGAAAAAGGTATAGCCATGGCCCTGCACTGGGCGGGAACACCCGTGTCACTTATGGCCAATGTGCATTGTGCGGCAGCCACCCAGAATTTCATTGCCCTCGAACACCATCATGTGGATGTGGAAGGATTTGAGGACCTGGCGAGTGTGGTGAAAAAGCCCATTGTGGATAAGGGATTTATACAGGTTCCTGAAACACCGGGTCTCGGACTCGATCTGAATGAAGAAGCCATTCGCAAAGAGCTTCCGAAAGGTGAGCCATACTTTGCTCCGACGCCTGAATGGGACAATGAAAAAAGCTGGGACAGAACCTGGAGTTAACCTGTTTTCAAATGACATACACCGGACCGCTTATTATTGCCGCATTCGGCATACTTGCGCTTGCTGTAAGACGTTCTGAGAAACTGAAGGGATTATCTTATACCCTGTGGATATTCACCGCTGTGGCAGCTGCCATGTTTTATCCCCAATATTTCACCCACGCCGGTAAATTTGAATTCAAAAAGCTTATTGTGCCGCTGCTTCAGATCATCATGTTCGGCATGGGATCGCAAATGAGTTTCAGTGATTTTGCCGGGGTGATCCGGATGCCGAAAGGGGTTATCATCGGTGTGATTTCTCATTATATCATCATGCCACTTGTCGGCTTCGGAATTGCGCATATTTTCAATTTTCCCCCTGAAATTGCCGCAGGCATCATTCTTATCGGGTGTGTTCCCAGCGGATTGGCTTCAAATGTAATGTCCTACATTGCCAAAGCCAACCTGGCGCTGGCGGTTACAGTAGGAGCCGTGTCCACGCTTCTTTCTCCCCTGATTACACCGGCTTTAATGAAGTGGCTCGGTGGCCAGTTTATCGAAGTCAATTTCTGGAGCATGATGCTTGACATCTTCAATATGATCATTCTGCCCATCATTGCCGGATTTGTGTTTAACCTGTTCCTGAAACCGGGCAAAGGCAGGAAAGAAAAAACAGCGCAGTTGCTTTCTTATTTGGGCATCATTGTGGTCACGGCTTTCCTGTCGATGAAGGTAAAAAACTCCGGATTACCGGGATTTACCAAAGTCCTTGTCTTATCAGTTACCTGGTTTAGTGTTTTGCCCGGACTGGCAGGGTATGCCATACGGAAGTTCAGTTCGGGATCGCCTACGTGGCTTGAGAAAGTGCTGTCAACAGTCTCAATGGTTGGAATTGCATTGATTGTAACTGTGATAACGGCGGCTGGCCGCGATAGCCTGTTGAAAGTGGGGGCGCTCCTTGTTGTAACAAGTATTCTCCATAATCTTTCAGGCTACACGCTTGGGTATTCTCTGTCATGGCTGGCCAGGATGCCCGAAAAGGACAGGAGGACGATTGCCTTTGAAGTGGGGATGCAGAACGGGGGACTGGCTTCGGGACTGGCATTGCAAATGGGAAAGGTTGCCACCGTGGGATTGGCGCCAGCGATTTTCGGACCCCTGATGAATATTACAGGATCCGTTCTGGCTAACTGGTGGCGCAGTAAACCTGTGAAAGAAAAAAATACATAAATACCGGATATGAAAAAATTAGTCGTTTTATTGCTTGTTGTATGCTCGGCTTCAGCGTGGGGCCAGATCTTTCCGAAGATGGACATGATGATGTTTTATACGGATTCGTGGAAAGGAGAGCGGTTTACGGATGGCAGACCGAAAGTGTCGGATGACCTGATCAAAAGAGTGATGAACCTGTCGATTGAAGAAGTCTGGCAGACCTTGCGGAATGAAGGATTCAATAACCAGTATGCCGACGGCTTTAAAATGGTTCATCCCGACAAACCATTCGCCGGCAGGGCTGTCACGGCGTTGTATATGCCGAAGCGCCCGGATGTGGAAAAGAAAATACTTGAAAAAGGACATAATGAAGGGCAAAAAGGCGCAGGCAACTCATGGCCCATTGACCAGCTGAAAGAAGGAGATGTGTATGTGGCCGATTGTTTTGGCAAGGTGGTCGACGGAACGCTGATAGGCGATAACCTGGGTAATTCAATTTTTGCGAAATCAAAGACCGGAGTTGTGTTTGATGCAGGCGCCAGGGACCTTGAGGGCCTTGAGGCCATTGAAGGTTTCAATGCCTGCGTACGCGATTTTCATCCCAGTTATCTCATGGAAACCATGCTGATGGGGATCAACGTGCCGATTACAATCGGGAATGCAACAGTAATGCCTGGTGATGTAGTACTGGCAAAAAAGGAAGGGGTAATTTTCATACCACCCCACCTGCTGCAGAAAGTGGTATTAAATGGTGAGTTCACAGCGCTTCGCGATGAATTCGGTCATGAAATGCTGCGGAACGGAACCTATACCCCCGGCCAGATTGATGCTGCATGGACAGAAGAAATAAAGTCTTCATTTCTGAAATGGATTGATGCCAACACTTCCCGCCTCCCCATGTCGCGCCAGGAGCTGGATGCGTATATGAAGGAGAGGAATTGGTAATCCAAGGCCGTCGTTGCGAGGAGCTTGAAATTAACTGATTATAGCAGTAAGAAAAGCGACGAAGCAATCTGCCCGCACTGGCAGGGCTTTACAAAGAGGCCAAATGTCATTTCGAACCGATATGATAAATTTTGAAATACGATTTTGAACCCTTTCAGGGTTCTTGTCTGCTGGCATTATAATCCACGGGTTTCACCCGCGGTTATTCAGATCTCGCTACTTCGTAGCTATTTGTAAAAGCCATTGTTGTCATTTCATTCGGTGATCTTAAAAATAGGGTTGGTTACTCGCAATGACGGTTCTTTTTTTAACAAAATATTTTCGAACAATAAAACAATATTGATGTTCTATCATCGTTGTCCGAACGAGGATAACGGAACTCTGTTTAACCCTAACATAAATTGCGGTTTACCCATGGAAACCCGTCACCGGAAATAACTATTCCGCTGACGGGTTTTGAATTTGTAATCCAGGTATATGCCGCAGCCTTTTTTATCGATAAGTCCTCTTACATGATGCAAATTATATACTTCTTTAACAGTTGCGTGATCATAAAATTCATTCAGCACTACTGAATAAAGAGTGGTCGTATTACCCAGCATACAGGCTGCGTTCATAAGAAGATTTACTGGCACCCCGGTTAATTGCTGAACCTTATGAGGTGTGAAGCCCGAAATAGTTTTTGAAAGGAAGTTAAAGCCTTCAATCCGCTCTTTTATGGATTTCTCATTTATGTATCCTGCCTGAATAATCAGGTTTAATAAGCCCTTCATTACTACATGAATACTTCCTGGTTGAATGGTCAGATGGACAGTGACTTTTGATGCAGTGAAAGTCAATCTGGGATTAATGAGAATAAGTTTTGGCGGATTATTTCCTGAAAACCTGTCACGAATTTCTGACCAGGGGACCTCCTGTCGTGAAGAAATACTATTACCGACAATGAGAATCAGATCAGACGTATAGATGGGTGAATAATCCAAATTAAGGTTTTGTTAAAAACAAGACAAAAAACCAAAAGTTCGGATTGAAGAGGTGTATCAAAACAGCGATTCTGTTTTTTCAAGCACCTTTTCCATTTCAATTCCTTTTCCCAGGACATCTTTAAACAGGTCGCCCTCTGACCTCACTCTTTCAATGGCATTCCGAATCGTGAAATCAGTCATTTTAAGTCCCTTTTTCACTTCATCCCAGTGAAGAGGCATGGATACTGTTGCGCCCGGCTTTGGACGCAGGGAATAGGGACTGGCTATGGTTGCACCCGGGCGATTCTGCAGAAAGTCGAGGTACATTTTACCCTGCCGTTCGCTGATCATTCGCTCAACGGTGGTGTATTCGGGTAATTGCTGATGAACGATATTGACGATGATTCGGGCAAACAGCTGCGATTGATCATATGTATATTTGGCTGCAAGAGGTATATAAATATGAATACCGGTAGACCCTGATGTTTTGGGAAAAGAAGGAACTCCGGCCAGATCCAGCACTTTTTTTACCAGGTTGGCTGCCTCAATAACCTGGTCAAATGTGTTTTTGTCGGGATCCAGATCAATGATACAGTAATCAGGGTAATCTTCAGATTGAATACGGCTGAACCACGGATTCATTTCAATGCATCCCAGCGAAGCCATCCACAGCAATGTGGCCTCATCGCTCCCTACAAGGAATTCCTTGTGCTCACCATCACTCGTAACATAAGGAAAAGTTCTTACCCATTCAGGCGATTTACCTTTTACATTTTTCTGGTAGAAATGCTGGCCGTGAATTCCGTTTGGAAAGCGGTTAAGTGATTGCGGGCGGTCCTTCAGGTAGGGCAGGATGTATTCGGCCACCTGGTAGTAGTAGTTGAACATGTCGCGTTTGGTGATACCGTCTTCAGGCCAATAGACTTTGCTCAGGTTGGTAAACTTCAGCTCGTGCCCGTTAATCGTTTTTACCTGGGTTTCTTCATTGGGATTCAACAGAGATCTTCGTTCACTTTTTGCCGGGGCATTAACAAGTGTTTGTTTCGATTTAGTTTTTTTTTCAGGTTTTACTTCTGATTTTTCTTGTTCAACGATTTCTGCAGTATCGGCTTCTTTTTCACGGACCACTTCAGAAGCCTTTTTATCCGTTCGCAGACCTTTAAAAGATGGATGCCTGAAAACGCCGTCATTCGTCATTTCTGTAAAAGTAATTTCGCAGATCAACTGCGGCTTCAGCCATATGGCACTTGCATGAGGCGGGTTAGGCCGGAACCGGGAGGGTTGGTTCACATCAGGGACTGTCTGGAACGGGCTTTCTTCAACTACAAGGGGTTTAAACTGTTTCATCATCTCACGCTGCAGTTTATCGGTGAAGCCGGTGCCTACTTTGCCCACAAACTGGAAAATGCCCTTTTCATAAACACCGAGCAGAAGCGAGCTGAAGAGTTTGCCGGTTCCTTCATTCACAGTGTAGCCGCCAATAACGACCTCCTGCCGTTTATGCACCTTGATTTTAAGCCAGTATTTTGACCGGATATCGGGAATATAGAGGCTGTCCTTTTTCTTGGCAATCATTCCTTCAAGTCCCAGTTTACCCGCTGCTTCAAAAAATTGCTTGCCATGTTCAGGGAACGCCTCGCTGATCCGGATCATATCGTTATTCTTCGGAAAGATATCATTGAGGATATCAAGCCGGCTGCTTAAAGGCAGGTTCATCAGGTTTTTCCCGTTGTACCAAAGGATGTCAAAAACGTACAAAACCAGCTGCCCGTCCGCTTCGCTCCTCCAATTCTGCAAAGCGCTGAAGTTGGATACGCCTTTTTCATTGAGCACCATGATTTCACCGTCGATTACCGCATCATTCTTCCATTGTTTCAGTGCTTCAGCGATGGGGTAGTATTTTTCGGTAAAGGATTTGTTATTTCTCGATTGCAGTTGCACCGATCCTTCCTCGATAAAAGCTATAGTACGGTAGCCATCCCATTTCACCTCAAAAATCCACTCCGGATCATCAAACGGATCGTCTACAAGCGTTGCCAGCATGGGTTTGACCAGAGAAGGCATTTTCGACTTTTCAGCTTTTCGCAGAGCATTGCCTGTATTGCGGGGCTGTTTCTGGCTGATAGTACCGGTTTTAACCTGGTCATCCAGCTTTTTAATGGTGTTGTCCTTAGGTTGCCCATAAATATTAGTGCTGGTGACTTTGACTTCATCAATTGTTTTGCCCGACTGAACCGATTTATCTTCAAGTGTAATATCCCTATCCGTGGCAAATTCATCACGGTGCTTGATCATCAGCCAGCTGTTTTCACCCCGGGTGGCTGTTCGGACCAGGGCGAATTCACCTTTCAGTTTTTTACCATACAGGGTTATTTTAAGCTGACCGCTTTCAAGACTTTGGAGCAAATGGCGTTCCTTGTCCTTTTTCGATTTTCCCTGAAAATTCGAGGGCTCATATGTGCCCTCATCCCAAACAATAACTGTTCCGGCACCGTATTCGCCTTTCGGAATAATGCCTTCAAAGTCGCGGTAATCAAACGGATGGTCTTCCACCATCATGGCCAGTCGTTTTACCGCAGGATCGAGTGTAGGCCCTTTGGGTATTGCCCAGCTTTTAAGCACCCCGTCCATTTCAAGCCTGAAGTCATAGTGCAGGCGGGTTGCCGCATGTTTCTGAACAGTAAATTTAAGTGATTTCTTATCAGCACTTTTACCACCGAATGGTTCCGGGGTAATAGTTGGATCCCGTTTTTCCCTGTATTTTTCGAGTGCCATAACCTAACGTAATAGTAATGGATTAACAGTTGATTCAACAACATGTTTAGCGCAGAATGATTGATCAGGAATGCAATAAAAACTAACTTTACTGTAACGATTCAAAAAATATGCTATGAAATCAATTTTATGTCTGGTTGTTGTTACAGTATTATTTTCAGCAGTTTCCTTTGGGCAACAGTCGCAAAAGAAACTTGTATGGTCGGATGAGTTCGATTATTCAGGACTTCCCGATTCAAAGAAATGGCAGTATGAGGAAGGACTCATACGGAATAATGAGGCTCAGTATTACACCAAAGCAAGGCAGGAGAATGCAAAAGTTGAAAACGGGGTGCTCACCATCACCGGGCGTAAAGAGGAATATAATGGTGCGCATTATACTTCGGCCAGTATCAATACGAAGGGTAAGTTTGAATTCACAAAAGGTCGGGTTGAAGTAAGAGCTAAATTGCCCGAAGGCAGGGGCACATGGCCGGCAATCTGGACGCTGGGCACAAACATTGAGAAAGTCGGATGGCCGGTTTGCGGAGAAATTGATATTATGGAATTCGTTGGTTATGAGCCTGATAAGGTTTATGCCAACGTACACACGGGCGATTACAATCATACAAAGGGAACCGGCCGTGGTGGGAGTATTACGTATAACAGACCATTTGATGATTTCCACATTTATGCCGTTGAATGGTACAATAATCGCATGGATTTCTATTTTGACAATACAAAATACTTCACCTGTACAAGGAAAAATGAGGGATTGGGGGAATGGCCATTTACCGAACCCCAGTATTTGCTGGTCAACCTGGCCATCGGCGGCGCCTGGGGAGGTACAAAAGGAATTGACGATTCTATATTTCCCGTTACTTATCAGATTGATTATGTGAGGGTGTATTCACTGGAATAGGCAGGTATTGAAAGTCGGTTGCAACTTTCCTGCATTCCGGAGTGTTATCCCCCGAAATGTCTTATGAGAAGAATTGTTGCAGCCATTAATATGACAATTGACGGGTATGCTGACCATACGGCGGTCACTCCTGATGAAGAAGTGCATGAACATTACAGTGAGTTATTAAGCAATGCCGATGCCATATTATACGGGAGGATAACCTACCAGCTGATGGAATACTGGTTAACCGTGCTTGAGAATCCTACCGGTAATGCAGCCATGGATGAATTTGCGTTGGTAATTGACAGGATTCCGAAGGTCGTTTTTTCAAATACGCTGAAATCAGTTGATTGGAAAGGCACACGGATAGCCAGCCGGGATCTTAAAGATGAAGTTACCGACCTTCGGCAACAACCCGGTAAAGATATCCTTGTGGGCAGTCCAAGTATTATCATTTCACTGATGAACCATCAGTTGATTGATGAACTGCAGCTGTGTGTGCATCCCGTTCTGGCTGCAGGCGGTATGCCATTGTTTAAAAACATACGTGAAAGGACGGTTTTAAAACTATTACGGACAAAAACATTTAAAGGCGGAGCTGTGGTGTTTTATTATGAGCCGGGAATGGAGGGATAAATCTCCTGGAAATTAAAATTGTCGGGGTGAGAAGACTCGAACTTCCGACCCCTACGTCCCGAACGTAGTGCGCTAGCCAACTGCGCTACACCCCGATACAATTTCTATGGGCGCAAAAATAGTAAAAACAATAACAAAACTATAATTTTTTAGAATTTGTTAATGGGACCAATGGGACCTAAGTGACCTATGCGATATACCGGCCATTTGATAATACGTCGTATACGTCGTATATGTCTCATACGTCCCATTAACTATTCTCCTCATTTCTTGCATCCAGCCTTGCCTTAGTCATCCTTTCCCTGATTCCTCCTTCCTTCAAAAATGCTCTTTCCAAAGCTGCAATTTGCTTGTCAAGAAGATAACATGTAATATAAATTAAACAAATCAGCGAATTGGCACATATTTCGGGGTCCGGATTTTCGATTGCTTTTTTGTAGGTTTCATAATTAGCATTTGGGGTCTTGTTTAGCTCCCGGAATCTTTTTGTAAGACGATGATTCTTATCCCATAGTTCCAGTTTTTGTTTTCTGATAAAGTCTTTGTAGTCAAGTATAAGCTCTTCCAGTGATGCCCGTGCAACATTCGTAAGAGTAATTTCTGTTTGCTTTGAAGTCCCTGAGGCCATACTGCCTTCAGCAATATTTTGTTTACCGCTTCTGGCAGCCTGTTTCATTTGGTCATATGTTCTGTCGCGCTTTGATATGAAACGATCAATAAAATGAAGAGTACCGTCATAAATGATCTCTGCCTTTTGGTAAGATATAAGCTTTTCATAACCGCCATGCGGTGGTATGAAACCGGAATTTTGATTGGTTTTCATGATGGGTCATTAATGGATTTACAACTAACAAGGTTTCTTTCAGAGAAATAAATTTAGGAAAAAGAGTAATAACATGCAATAGTTTTGGGACGAATAGGACCTATGAGACCTATGTGTTTTTCCTAGCAGATCAAGGATGGTCCGTCGTATACGTCCCATCCGTCCCATAGGTCCCATTACAATTTATTTTTCTTCACCCCAACCCCAAACGCCTCTGCCGGGTTTTTCACTATTAATTGGTTTATTTCTTTGTCTGAAAAACCTTGCTTTTTTAATTCGGGAATCAGCTTTGTAAAAACGGTTGTATATCCCCTGAATTCCCCGCCATCTGGCTTTGCCGGATCATACCATCCCGCGTCATGAGAGATTAGCACGTTGCTAAGCAGCTTCTCATTTTTCATTTTTACCAGGAGGGTAACATATTCCATCACATTGTCATCGCTCAACCCGTCAAAGCTCACCCAGGCTCCCATTTTTGCAGCCCTGATATGATTTTGAACATCTTTCTCATTCTGGGCATGAACCCAGATAAAGGCTTCAGGTGATACACCCTGCTCTTTCAGAACCTCCAGTTCCGCGAAAGCAAGAACAGCAGGTCCGGTGTGCGATGCGATAGTCAGTCCGGTTTTCAGATGTGTCATCGCCGCAGCTTTTACTAATTTGCTGTGTAAATCACTGAGGCTGTCGCCTCCCACACCAATTTTAATAAAACCGGGCCTGATACCGGTGCCTTTAATTCCTTCATTCCATTCTTTAGTCCATCTCTCAGATAGTTGTTCCGCAGTTTCATCATAGACAAAGCCCGGCAAATACTTGTTGTTACCGGCACCATAATATCCGTATTGGTGACCAGGTTCAACCCTGTTGAATCAGCCAGCATTTTGAGTAAAAGAGGATCCCTTCCAAGGTATTCCGGGGTGCATTCAATAATTGCATTGCACCCGGATTTTTTCACTTCCCGCAGGTAAGGAAGCACAGCAGAAGCCACTTTTGCCCTGTCCCACCTGGAATCCGTTATCAGGTCAGCCCCGATAAAATCTACAAGAAAATGTTCATGCGTAAGCACAGTACCCAGTTGATTCACAGGAACCGGGCCATTGACTGTCATGACATAGTTGTTATCAGTCGAACACCGGATACCGAGTGCCGATATAAGAAGAATGAAACAACGATAAACCTGCTTCATAATTTCCACATTTCTATCTAATATAGTATAAATTCTCTTTATAATAAACGATGTGATCACTCAGGTGTTTTATTGGTAAATGCTGACCACCACCCTCATACTTTTCATTGGCGGAATAACTGCGGGACTCTTGGGGGCCCTTACAGGACTCGGCGGAGGCGTTATTATTGTTCCGTTGCTTACCGTATTCTTTGGCGTAGATATCCGCTATGCGATTGGTACTTCACTGATTTCAGTTATCGCCACTTCATCCGGCGCTGCCTCAGCCTATCTCAAAGAAGGCCTTTTGAACATCCGCATAGGTATGTTCCTTGAAATTGCCACTACCTTGGGGGCTATAGGCGGTGCAGCAATTGCCCTTTTCGCCCCGGTGAATGCCATTTCCATTGTTTTTGGAATTGTGCTTATCTATTCTGCAATAAATTCATTCAGAAAAAGAAAAGACCCAATCATTACAGGAAATGGTTCATTAGTGAAAGAATCCCGTCTTTCGAAGCTTTTACGTACCGAAGGTTCCTATAAATTATCCTCTGAAACAAGGTATTATAAAGCTCAAAACCTGCCCGGGGGATTTGCTGTTATGTCGCTTGCCGGTGTATTGTCGGGATTGCTGGGCATTGGATCGGGGGCATTAAAGGTAATTGCTATGGATTCGATAATGAAAATCCCATTCAAGGTATCCACTTCAACAAGTAACTTCATGATCGGAGTTACAGCTGCCGCCAGTGCCGGGATTTATTTAAGCCGCGGATATATTGACCCGGTATTGTCAATGCCCATCATGATCGGCGTCTTAATTGGCGCCCTTACAGGGGCAAAAGTCCTGCTGAAATCACAAACCAAAAAAATCCGCATTGTATTTTCAATAGTGATTATGCTTCTTGCACTTGAAATGATATACAGCGGCATCACAAAGAACGTATGAAAAATGAGAGAGGGTAATAACCTGAATGACGAAAAAATGAGGAATGCAATGGGATGGCTGTTGCGCATTGGTGTAATCATCTCGGCTATTCTTGTACTTATTGGCGGCATCCTGTTTTTCATTCAACATCCGCATGAAACCCGTAATTATTCGGTATTTGCTGGCGAACCCGACAGGTTCCGTTCTGTTTCGCTGATCCTTGACAATGCCATTCATTTTAAAGGACGAGCGGTCATCCAGTTGGGATTACTGGTTCTCATTGCCACCCCGGTGATCAGGGTGTTTTTCTCCCTGCTTGGTTTTTTGATTGCAAAAGATTGGATTTATGTGGTTATAACGTTGATCGTGATGATTATTCTGCTTAACAGTCTTTTTGCGTTTTAGTGGTTCTGTTTTAAAGTAGTTCCAAGTAGTTCCAAGTGGTTCTAATTGGTTCCAATTGGTTCCTATTTCTTTGAAACAAATTTGAAACAACTTGAAACAACATGAAACAAATATAAACCAACTAATCACTAAATTAGCTCCATGAAATACATCGCATTAGCCCTCATCTGGTCGGCCTATTGCTTTCAGCACAGCTACCTGATCAGCAATGGATTTATCGGCGTTGTGAGATCACGTTATAAAAAGTTCTTTCCTTTTTACCGGCTGGTTTATGTAATGATTTCTTTCGTGCTGCTGGTTCCGGTGCTTTATTATTCTCGTATATGGCGAAGTGAAGTAATTTTTACCTGGAGTCCATTCTGGAATTATGTCCGTTTAGCATTGATTGCCATATCTCTTTTCATTGCGCTGAAATCACTGTTCATTGATTATGACATCCTGGCATTCATCGGAATCCGTCAGATTATGAATTCCCAGGGTCAC
Coding sequences within:
- a CDS encoding sulfite exporter TauE/SafE family protein, producing MLTTTLILFIGGITAGLLGALTGLGGGVIIVPLLTVFFGVDIRYAIGTSLISVIATSSGAASAYLKEGLLNIRIGMFLEIATTLGAIGGAAIALFAPVNAISIVFGIVLIYSAINSFRKRKDPIITGNGSLVKESRLSKLLRTEGSYKLSSETRYYKAQNLPGGFAVMSLAGVLSGLLGIGSGALKVIAMDSIMKIPFKVSTSTSNFMIGVTAAASAGIYLSRGYIDPVLSMPIMIGVLIGALTGAKVLLKSQTKKIRIVFSIVIMLLALEMIYSGITKNV
- a CDS encoding DUF1634 domain-containing protein; the encoded protein is MREGNNLNDEKMRNAMGWLLRIGVIISAILVLIGGILFFIQHPHETRNYSVFAGEPDRFRSVSLILDNAIHFKGRAVIQLGLLVLIATPVIRVFFSLLGFLIAKDWIYVVITLIVMIILLNSLFAF
- a CDS encoding DUF1295 domain-containing protein, yielding MKYIALALIWSAYCFQHSYLISNGFIGVVRSRYKKFFPFYRLVYVMISFVLLVPVLYYSRIWRSEVIFTWSPFWNYVRLALIAISLFIALKSLFIDYDILAFIGIRQIMNSQGHSESMQTGIKKTGLLGIVRHPLYFASIVLLWCNTFCISDIVVNSVLTLYFIIGTLLEERKLVLEFGDSYVQYQKEVPMLIPFLKRKLKLKL
- a CDS encoding four helix bundle suffix domain-containing protein; amino-acid sequence: MKTNQNSGFIPPHGGYEKLISYQKAEIIYDGTLHFIDRFISKRDRTYDQMKQAARSGKQNIAEGSMASGTSKQTEITLTNVARASLEELILDYKDFIRKQKLELWDKNHRLTKRFRELNKTPNANYETYKKAIENPDPEICANSLICLIYITCYLLDKQIAALERAFLKEGGIRERMTKARLDARNEENS
- a CDS encoding dihydrofolate reductase family protein — encoded protein: MRRIVAAINMTIDGYADHTAVTPDEEVHEHYSELLSNADAILYGRITYQLMEYWLTVLENPTGNAAMDEFALVIDRIPKVVFSNTLKSVDWKGTRIASRDLKDEVTDLRQQPGKDILVGSPSIIISLMNHQLIDELQLCVHPVLAAGGMPLFKNIRERTVLKLLRTKTFKGGAVVFYYEPGMEG
- a CDS encoding glycoside hydrolase family 16 protein; the encoded protein is MKSILCLVVVTVLFSAVSFGQQSQKKLVWSDEFDYSGLPDSKKWQYEEGLIRNNEAQYYTKARQENAKVENGVLTITGRKEEYNGAHYTSASINTKGKFEFTKGRVEVRAKLPEGRGTWPAIWTLGTNIEKVGWPVCGEIDIMEFVGYEPDKVYANVHTGDYNHTKGTGRGGSITYNRPFDDFHIYAVEWYNNRMDFYFDNTKYFTCTRKNEGLGEWPFTEPQYLLVNLAIGGAWGGTKGIDDSIFPVTYQIDYVRVYSLE